A window of Clostridium taeniosporum genomic DNA:
ACTAAAATTATAGAAGATGCTTGGATATGGCACACAAATAATAAGAATGGATATATTAAATAAGTTTAATTGAATTAATTATAAAAAAATGTTATATTAAAAGATGGTCAGTTCGAGAGCCTCCTGACTTTAAATAAAACTACGGTTAACTTTTAATAAGATGAAGCTTTTATATATTTAAAAGGTTTATTGGTTTATTGAATTTTTATCGTAGGATTAATATCCTACGATTTTTTTAAAATAGTATAAAAAAGATAATCTTTAATTATAAATTTTGAAATTTTAAAACTAAAGGTTAAGTTATAATAATAAAAGTTAATGGTTTTATTTAAGTTTATAATAAATTAATTATATAGCTTAGGAGGTTGTTGAACTAATTTTTAGGAGGAGATTTTAATGAAAAGTAGTAAAACAACAAAAAAACTAGTTAGAACAGCGGTTATAGCAGCTATTTATGTAACATTAACTTTAGTATCAGCATATACAAGTTATGGGAATGTTCAATTTAGAATTTCAGAAATAATGGTATTATTAGCATTTGTAGATCCATTTTATATAACAGGTCTTACATTAGGATGTTTTATAGCAAATATGTTTAGCCCAAATGGAATGTTAGATATATTTTTAGGAACACTAGCTACATTAATTAGTGTTATAGCTATATCATTAACAGCAAAATACATTAAAAATAATAAAAAAGCATTATTAATAGCTTCATTATGGCCTACAATATTTAATTCGTTAATAGTAGGATGGGAGCTTAATTATTTATTACATATTCCACTTATATTAGCTGCAGGGGGAGTAGCAATTGGTGAGTTTGTAGTTGTTACTTTAATAGGGTTACCAGTATTTAAATTAATACAACGTAAATATAATAAATTAACTTTGGCAAAAGATATTTAAAAAAAAATATTAATAAAAGACATAAAAAGGAATTTTAATCTTTTTTATGTTTTTTTTGTTCTTTATTTATAAAATGTAATTATTTTATAAGGAAAAATTGCATATATTATATTAAAGAATATTATTTGGGAAAAATAAAATGAATAAAACTATATATATATCTTTGATAATAATTATTTTTCTTTCTTTGATTTTAGATATAGTATTTATGTTAAAGGAAGAGGAACGTAAATTACCTAAATATTTTTTATATAAAATTTTACTTATAATTACATTAATATTTGGAAAAATCATGAGTTATTCTCTTTTCAAGTAATTTGTAATATTAAATATATATAAATATCATAAATGCTAAATTAATAAAATTATGAGGTGATAAGACTAATCCACAGCGTCTTATGATAATTATAGTAAAAAATATTAAAGAAAGGAAAAGTATAATGAAAATGTGTTTTTTACTATGTTTTCATTATACAAGGTGATATTATGCATATATCAACAAAAAAAAGGTTTAATAAGATAGGAGATAAATTTATAAAAAGTGATTATGATTTATCAACTATAAGATGGATAATTAATGAAGTTAGAAATACTATTTGGGATATGAATAAAATGGACTTTGAAAAACTTATGGGTATACCAAGAAGTATATTAGAAGAAGATGTATATATTAAGGATATTAAATCGTGGCAAAAGGAAAATAAGAGCTACTTATTAGAAAATTTAAGTGATTTTAAAGAGGAATATTTTATAAAGTTAAAAGAAAAAATTTATTCAGAAAAATATTCTGTAAATGATATGTTAGAAACCATAGACTACATTACAGATAACTTTGATGATTTACAAGAAAGATATAGTGGGAATGTGGAAATGCTTTTAAGAAATATTGAATTTGGATTTAGAAATTTGAATTTTTCTGACAAAGAAAAAGTGGTATTAAATGGAGAGATTTTTTCTAAAAGTATAGAAAGTGTAGTAAATGAGACTTTATAAATTTATAATAGGTAACCAAAATTAAAAGAAATAAGTCATTATTTAATAACTTATTTCTTTTAATTTTTTTATAAATACATAAAAGTTATGTTAATTTCTTAAACTAAATTATAGATAAAATAATTTAGTTTAAAGTGAAAAAAGTATATAAACTTAAACAAGTTCATAGATATTTTTGTTAATTATATAATTTCGTAAAAAATTACTTAAATAAAGAAGGTGAATAACATAAAAAAAATAGATTTGTTTAAGCATAAGTATAATTATATTCTTAGTAATATTAATTATCCATTGTTTGCATGTTCTTTAGTATTGATAATAGGAATATTAACATTATTTATATATCCTATTATAGGTATGGCAGATAATGGAGAGTTTTATAAAGTTATGAATAGAAACGACGTTTATTATTTACACAAAAATACTGATATGTTTTTAGGTTATTTTGTAAAAAACTATGGTATCTATAAATATAACAATGAACATGTTAATTTATTAATATCAACACAATCAATATTTATAAAGATAGCTATTTTTTTAGATAAATTGTTTACAAAAGATCATATTTTTGATATACGGTTTATGGCAATCATGTTTTTAATAATTGAAGCCATAGGTATTTATTTATTAATAAAGACATTAACAAATAAGTTAAATAACTATAAATATAAATTAATAATAACTTTAATAACTATTTTAATATTTTGTGATACAGGTTATTTAGCATATTATAACTCATTTTATGGAGAAAGTGTTAATATATGTTGTTTTTTATTTAGTGTAGGATTATTGATTTATATGATAGAATTTAATAAATTCACATGGTACAATTTAATCTTATTTTCAACAAGTTCACTTCTTTTCTGTGGAACTAAACAACAATTAGCACCAGTAGGTATCTTAATATCACTTGTTTTTTTTATAATAGGAATTTATTTAAAAAAGAAAAAAATAATTAGAATCTTAAGTTTTATTCTGTCAATCATATTCATAATAAGTTCTGTATTATTCTATAAATTATTGACAGAAGATTTTAAATATACAGATATATATCATTCTATGAATAGAGGGATTTTATTAAATGAAAATGATCCAGACAAAATATTAGAAGAATTTAATATTAATCCACAGTATTCTTTACTTCAAGAAACAGATTTTTTTGAAGAAATAAAATTACTAGATCCATATAAAGAATCATTAATAAAAGATTACTATGAAAAAATTTCCTTAGGACAAATTTTAAAATATTACGTCATACATCCAACAGCTCTTATGAAAGTATTGAAGATAAGTTTTAGTAATGGATATTATATTAGACCAAAAGTAATTGGAAATTATGAAAAAGATACTAATAAAGTTTTTGGAGCTAAATCATATTTTTTTGGATTATGGAGTACATTTAAAGAGAAAATAATCCCCCATAATATCTTATTTACATTATTAACAATAGGATTTTATTTATATATATCTATTTCTAGGTTTTTAAGATCCATAAAGAACAGTGATAAAAAAATTCAATTAAAGGAAATTACATATTTTTATGTTTTTTTAGTTGGATTATCTCAAGTTGTTATTTCTGTAATAGGTGCAGGAGATGCTGATTTATCAAAGCATGTTTTTATGTATAATATGACATTTGATTTGATACTTATATATATTCTTAGTTTAATATTTGAAAATAAAACAATAAAATCGCAAGGTGGTTTTAAAGTATGAATGATATAGACATTAGAAAAAAAGTAGATCTTTTAATGACGCTCTTAATAACTTACTTTTTTATTATAGCTATTAGTTTTAGTATTTTTGACTTTAAGCAATCTTTTGAGAATTATATTATGCTTACAATCATAATGATAATTGCAGTTACAAGTTATTATACCACTGTAACATTTTCATTAATTATTATTTTAATAGCTGATTTTATTTATATAAGTTTAAAACTGTATTTAAATCTTACAGGGAATCTTACAGTGAAATTTAATACATATTATTGGATATTAATAATCCCTATTACAGCATTATTAATCTCACTAGTATCAAAAAATATAGTGGATTTGCAAAAAAAAATATATTTTTTAGAGAATGAAAATTCACGGCTTATAATGATTGATGAATATACAGGGATAAGAAACAATAAAGCTCTTATGATGGAATTGCCAATATATATGAATATGAGCAAAAGACATGGATTGCCATTAACTTTGATAATTGTAAAAGTTAAATTTGCACATAAATTAAAAAAAATAATAGGAAAAGAAAAATATTTAGAATTATTAGTACAAACATGTGATATTTTGAAAAAAGCTTTAAGAGAAGAAGATGTTAAATATATATTGGATGAAAGTACATTAGCATTTATAACAATAACAGATGAAAATGGATCTAAAGTTGTAAAGAAAAGATTTAGAGAAAACATAAATAATACAGCTTTTTTAGAACACTCTTTATATAAGAATATAAAATTAGATATTCAAATTGGATCTTATACATTTCATAGTTCTATAAATGATCCAATGGAATTTTTAACAAAAGCTGAAAAGGAAATTGAATATGATATCAAGGAATAAATTATCTGTTTATAGTAAATTAACCGTGTTAGTATTTATTTTTATAATTATAAGTAATGTATATTTTATAAAAAATACATATGGAATAGAGTCAAATAATAAAATTTTAATTTTATATGATGTTTATAAAGATTATGGAAAAGAAAAAAATGCTTTAAATTACATAAATAGAATATGCTTAGATGATGCTGATTATATTGATATAATTAAGTGTTCTGCTTACAAAGAAAAAGATTTAACAGAATATAATAGTATTTTTGTATTAAATTTTTCTAATACTAATCTAAGTGAAATTTTAAAAGAGAATTTAAATAGGTATGATAAGAAAATAATTTGGATTGGTAAAAAAACATATAAGGACTTTTTAAATATTGATAAAGTAACTTATATAAATGAATTAGATTTTAATAAGTTTAGTTATAATGAAATAAAAGATAATATTTATAAAAATTTTAATAGAAAAAATAAAGAAAATATATATTTATATATTAGCGATGTAACACCTTTTAACGAACTTAATACATTGGTTGAAGAAATAGATTATTTAAAAGAATTAGGAATACGCTTTTTTATTGAAGTACCTCCTATATTTAAGAATGATAATTTAAAAGCTATGAATAGATTTGCAGAGGTATTACGATATGCACAAGCTAATGGTGGAGGTGTAATATTAAATTTTCCACCACTAGTAAATTTGAATGTTAATGGAAGAGATATAGAAGAAAAGATAAGCTTAGGATTTAAAAATTATATAAATTATTTTGTTTATCCTATATCTATTAGTATAAGTGATTATTTTTTATATAGAGAAGACTTAAAAGAATTATTTGAAAAAACTAATACTATATTTATAGATTCTAATATAAATATAGAAATTTTAGATTTTGATAAGTATTCAATAAAAGCTAATAAAAATATAATTGAAAAAGTTAATTCCTATAGTATAGATCATTTACATAATAATTTAGCAGTAACTGTAAGTGCTAAGTTACCTATTGATGAATTTAAGAAAAAAGTAATGGGAATATTTAAAAAAGAAGTATATTTTAAAGATATACGTAATATAAATAGTAGTTTTACAATTGATAATTTAAATATCAGAAACAATAAAAATGGTGTGTTTTTAAATGAGGAAAATGTTACACAATCATATTTTATTAATAACGAAAAATATAGTGATTTAAAAATAGGAGAAGACAAAAAAATAAATGAAGATACTAATATAAACTTAACAAAAACAAATAAGATTTTAGTAATTATTAGCATAGTTGTTACACTTATCTTTATATTAATTGTTTTTATAAGTTTTAATATTGATAGAAGAAAATTTTTTAAATAGGAGAAAATAATATGAATATGTTTGACTACATTACTTTATATTCTTTAGGAGTAATTTGGATAATAATATTTGTAAATATTGTTTTAGTGGTATATGGATATATATATTATTCAAAAGTTCACAATAAAAAAATGGAAGAAAAATTAGAATATTATCCTTTTGTTTCTGTTATGGTTCCAGCTCATAATGAAGCTATTGTTATAAGAAAAACAGTAGAATCTTTATTAGAACTTGATTATCCAAAGGATAGATATGAAATTATAGTAATAAACGATAATTCAAGTGATAATTCAGCAGAAATATTACAAGAAATAAAAGAAAATTCTCCAAAAAGAAATTTAATAATAATAAATACTGATAATATTATTGGGGGAAAGGGTAAATCTAATGCTCTTAATATTGGTCTTAAAAGAAGTATTGGAAAAATTTTAGCAATTTATGATGCGGATAATACGCCTGATTCAAAAGCATTAAAATACTTAGTTCAAACACTTGTAGAAGATAATAAATTAGGTGCTGTTATTGGGAAATTTAGATGTAGAAATAAAGATAAAAACTTACTGACTAATTTTATAAATATAGAAACATTGACTTATCAATGGATGGCACAAGCTGGCAGATGGGAAATGTTTAAACTTTGTACTATTCCAGGAACTAATTTTGTTGTTAGAAGAAGTATTATGGAAGAAATGAATGGTTGGGATACTAAGGCTGTAACAGAAGACACAGAGGTGAGCTTTAGAATTTATATGATGGGATATAAAATAAAATTTATGCCTCTTGCTGTAACATATGAGCAGGAACCTCAAACATTAAGTGTATGGTTTAAACAAAGGATTAGATGGGCAAAAGGAAATACATATGTAGTAATAAAAAATTTTAAGTATCTTTTTAAAAAGGGATTTGGGGTCACTAAATTTGATATATTGTATTATACAATGATTTATTTCCTTTTTTTATCAGCTAGTATATTTTCAGATTTATTATTTTTATTAGGCTTTGGAGATATAATTCAAATAAATATTACTGGATATGGATTAATATTATGGGTAATGGCATATACTGTATTTAATTTATCTATAATGATAGCAATTTCAACTGAAAAGGGAGAGTTAAACATAAAAAACATAAGTGTAATAGCAATTATGTATTTTACATATTGTAAGTTATGGGCTATTGTGGCTGCTATAGGATTTTATAATTATATAAAAGATTCTTTACTAAAAAGGGAAAGTAAATGGTATAAAACTGAAAGGTTTTAGATGGAAGAAGGTTAGATATGAATAAGTATAATACTATTTTATATAAATTGAAATTTTTCATATTTTTTATACTTATATTTTTATTTATAGGTAATATTATATCAATAAAAGTAAGTGCAAAACCAATTAAACGTTTAACCAATATAGAAAGTGTTGATAATACAAAGACATATACGATGGGAAATGATTTGAGTTTTAAAGGAGTATTTTCAAGTCATAGTTGGTATTTTAATATTAATAAATGGTGGAGTGTTAACAATGTTGAGACCAATATAAGATTTTCAATAAATCAATTAGTAGATGCTGAAAAAGATGCTTATATAGTGCTATCTGTTAATAATGTTAATTTCTATTCTCAGAAAATATATTATGATTCAAATAATCGGGTTCAAAAAATTAATATAAATATTCCTAATGATTTAATTAGAGATGGAAGTAATGAAATAAAAGTTGAGACATATTCAAGAATTTCAGATTTACCTTGTATAGATGATGTAAATATGGCTAATTGGATTACTATAAAAGGAGATTCTAATGTAAAAGTTAATTTCAATAATGTAATAGCTGATAGTAATATAAGTAATTTTCCATATCCATATTTAAAAGAAAATGATGAAGAAACACAACAACCATGTATAGTAATACCTAATAATTACAGTGATGGTGAACTAACAGCAGCTTTATTATTGAATTCTTATTTGGGGAAATTATATCAAAGTGGTGATTATTATGGAGAAATATTAAAATATGATGATTTTTCTAGAACATCTTCTAAGAATGTAATTTACATTGGAAATTATCAAGATATTCCTCAAGAATTAAATTTAAATGATACTGATAGGGAAAATGCGGCTCTTAAAGTGATTAATTCTCCATATACTAAAGATAAAAGTAAGAAAATGTTATTAATATTAAGTGATAATGATGAGTTACGTTTAAAAACTGTAAAAACTTTAATGAATAAAGAAATAGTTTTTCAATTAAATAGTGATACATTTATAATAGATAAAAACTTGGAAGAAGAAAATAAAATTCAAGATGAAGATGGAAAAATAACATTTAAAGATATGGGAAGTAATGAAGTTTATTTAAAAGGTCAATTTAGAAGAAGTGCAACTTTAAACTATAGTCTCCCTAAAAATAGAGCTTTAAGTGTTGGTGATAAAATAAAATTATTTATGAGGTATTCTGAAAATCTTGATTTTAATAGAAGCTTAGTAACAGTATATATAAATAATACTCCAATAGGAAGTAAAAAATTAGAAAAAGTTAAAGCTAACGATGATGAGGCAGAATTTATTATTCCAGATGATGTTAAATTAAGCGGTTATATGGAACTTACAGTAGCTTTTGATTTAGAATTAGAAAACTCATATTGTGAAAAGCGTCAAGAAGAAACTCCTTGGGCTTTAGTAAGAGGAGATTCATATATTTATACAGGATTAGACGATATAAATAATTATTATTTTTCTACATATGGAACACCGTTTATTAAAGATAGAAAATATAATGACGTATTATTAATTTTACCAGATAATTTAACTTCAGAAGATTTAACTTCTATAGGTAGAGTTTTTAGTTATTTAGGTAAAGATATTTATTATAATAATGGAGTGTTAAAGACTATTCGAAGTTCTAAAATTAATGGAGAAGAAAAAGATAGCAACATAATAGTATATGGAACACCAAAAAATAACAATGTTATTAAGAAACTAAATAACAATCTTTGGTTTAAATATGATGATACATATTTGAAGTTTTTATCAAATGAAAAGTTATTTTTAACAGATCCATTTTCAAGGGAGATAGCTACTTTTCAACTTGACGTATCTCCATACAATGTTCAAAAATCAATGCTTGTTATTACATCTCCAGATGAACATATATTAAGAAATTCATTAGAATATCTAAGTTCATCAAAAAAAATATATAATCTTAATGGGGATAGTGCAGTTATAGATCAATATGGAAATATAAAAACGTATAAAATGAAAGAAGAAATTTCAAAACCTATTTATAAAAATGTGGCTTCATTAGATTCTAAAGCTAAAGGGCTTTTAGGAATTTCAGCATTATTTATCATATTTATTATTATTTCTATTGTCATGTATTATTTAAAAAATAGATCTATAGAAAAAAAATGAGTTTCTTTTTATTTTAAATCTAAAAAAATTGGAAGCAAGTATTCAAAGAATATAAAAAATTTAAAAATAAATAGTTTTATTAAATAACTAAGTTAAAATATTTTATATTAAAATTGACAAATTTTAATACAAAATATAAAATAAAAGTATTATTTGAAAATATTTGTAAATAAATAGTCATCTAATTGATAGAGTATATTTGCAAAAAATAATTTATAGAATGGAGAAGATAAGCATGAAAGCAATATTAACAGTAATTGGGGAAGATAAGGTTGGTATTATTGCAGGGATTAGTAACAAGTTACAAAAGTTTAATATTAATATATTAGATGTTAATCAAACAATAATGCAAGGATTTTTTACTATGATTATGATTTTAGATTGTAAAAAAATGAACGCAGAATTTGAAGAAGTACATAAAGCATTAAGTGCTAAAGGTGCTGAACTTGGGGTAGAAGTTAAAATTCAAAGGGAAGAAATTTTTAAGTCTATGCATTCACTATAATTGGGGGGAAAACTTATGAATACAAGTAAAATACTTGAGACAATAAAAATGATTGAAGAAGAAAAATTAGATGTAAGAACTATAACAATGGGAATTTCGTTGTTAGATTGTATAGATCCAGATGGAGAAAAAGCTAGAATAAAAATATATGATAAAATTACAAAATCAGCAGAACATTTAGTAGAAGTAGGAAATAAAATCGAAGCTGAATTTGGGATTCCAATAGTAAATAAAAGAGTTTCAATAACTCCTATGTCTATAATTGCAGGATCTACTAATGAAGAAAATTATGTAAAATTTGCTCAAACTTTAGATAAAGCAGCTCAAAATTTAGGAATAGACTTTTTAGGAGGATTTTCAGCTTTAGTTCAAAAAGGATGTACTAAGGGAGATAAGATTTTAATAAAGTCTATTCCAGAAGCGTTAGCTACTACAGAAAAAGTTTGTGCTTCTGTAAATGTAGGATGTACAAAATCAGGAATAAATATGAATGCTGTTAGAGATATGGGAGAAATTATAAAAAAAACAGCAGAACTTACAAAAGATAAGAAAGGCTTTGGTTGTGCAAAATTGGTTGTATTTGCAAATGCAGTAGAAGATAATCCTTTTATGGCTGGTGCTTTTCATGGCGTTGGAGAAGCAGAAAAAATAATAAATGTAGGTGTAAGTGGTCCTGGTGTTGTAAAAAGAGCTTTAGAAAAAGTTAGAGGCGAATCTTTTGATGTTGTTGCAGAAACAATAAAAAAGACAGCTTTTAAAGTTACAAGAATGGGAGAATTAGTGGCTAATGAGGCTTCAAGAAGATTAGGTGTTCCATTTGGAATAGTTGATTTATCCCTAGCTCCAACTCCAGCAGTAGGTGATTCAGTAGCGGAAATACTAGAAGAAATGGGTCTTGGAATGGTAGGAACACATGGTACTATAGCAGCTCTTGCAATGCTTAATGATGCTGTTAAAAAAGGTGGTGTTATGGCATGTAGTCATGTTGGTGGACTAAGTGGTGCTTTTATACCAGTTTCTGAAGATGCAGGTATGATTGATGCTGTAATAAATGGTTCATTAAATTTAGAAAAGCTAGAAGGAATGACTTGTGTATGTTCAGTAGGACTTGATATGATTGCAATTCCTGGTGATACACCAGCATCAACAATATCTGCTATGATTGCTGATGAAGCAGCAATTGGTGTTATAAACAATAAAACCACAGCTGTAAGAATAATTCCAGCACCAGGTTGTAAAATAGGAGATATGGTTGAATTTGGAGGTCTTTTAGGTACAGCACCTGTAATGAAAATAAATCCTAATTCATCAGCTTTATTTATAAAAAGAGGTGGAAGAATTCCAGCACCAATACATTCATTTAAAAATTAAGATTTAATTTGTAAATTCTATATATTAAATAAGTGGATTGCTATATTGAAAATATAATTACGTAAGTTAAAATATTAAAAATAGTTCTTAGATAAAATTTATTTGAGAACTATTTTTATTTATTACTAGATTTACAATTTTAATATTCTATTTTAAACCAATATATACATATTATGATATAATGTACTTATAAGCAAGAGAACTAGTATAGATTACAAACTAACAAATAAGAGTTTATAACATTATGAATGATTAATAAATTTTAATTAATATATTTTGTTAAACTTTTGTATAATAGTTAAACTTTAAACTTATTATTGTATAATATTATTTAATTAAGTATACAATTAAAGGAGAGTAATTATAAATCCTTTAATTATATTTCACCTAACTTATTTATAATACATAGTATAATAAAGTTATGATATAATTTCCATAATTAAAGTTTTATAATAAAGTGTATTATAAATATAGCTTCATATACCAAAAAGTTAGTTTGTAATATGAAGTATGAAATTAAATAAATAGTAAGGATGTAGATTAATGAAAAAGTTTATTATAACGACAGACACAACATCAGATTTATCAAAAGAATATACAGAACAAAATAATATAGGACTTCTAGTAATGTCATTTCAGATGGATGGTAAGGAATATGTAGGAGATGAGAATTTAGATATAAAAGAT
This region includes:
- a CDS encoding QueT transporter family protein, with protein sequence MKSSKTTKKLVRTAVIAAIYVTLTLVSAYTSYGNVQFRISEIMVLLAFVDPFYITGLTLGCFIANMFSPNGMLDIFLGTLATLISVIAISLTAKYIKNNKKALLIASLWPTIFNSLIVGWELNYLLHIPLILAAGGVAIGEFVVVTLIGLPVFKLIQRKYNKLTLAKDI
- a CDS encoding diguanylate cyclase domain-containing protein, with the protein product MNDIDIRKKVDLLMTLLITYFFIIAISFSIFDFKQSFENYIMLTIIMIIAVTSYYTTVTFSLIIILIADFIYISLKLYLNLTGNLTVKFNTYYWILIIPITALLISLVSKNIVDLQKKIYFLENENSRLIMIDEYTGIRNNKALMMELPIYMNMSKRHGLPLTLIIVKVKFAHKLKKIIGKEKYLELLVQTCDILKKALREEDVKYILDESTLAFITITDENGSKVVKKRFRENINNTAFLEHSLYKNIKLDIQIGSYTFHSSINDPMEFLTKAEKEIEYDIKE
- a CDS encoding DUF2334 domain-containing protein, whose product is MISRNKLSVYSKLTVLVFIFIIISNVYFIKNTYGIESNNKILILYDVYKDYGKEKNALNYINRICLDDADYIDIIKCSAYKEKDLTEYNSIFVLNFSNTNLSEILKENLNRYDKKIIWIGKKTYKDFLNIDKVTYINELDFNKFSYNEIKDNIYKNFNRKNKENIYLYISDVTPFNELNTLVEEIDYLKELGIRFFIEVPPIFKNDNLKAMNRFAEVLRYAQANGGGVILNFPPLVNLNVNGRDIEEKISLGFKNYINYFVYPISISISDYFLYREDLKELFEKTNTIFIDSNINIEILDFDKYSIKANKNIIEKVNSYSIDHLHNNLAVTVSAKLPIDEFKKKVMGIFKKEVYFKDIRNINSSFTIDNLNIRNNKNGVFLNEENVTQSYFINNEKYSDLKIGEDKKINEDTNINLTKTNKILVIISIVVTLIFILIVFISFNIDRRKFFK
- a CDS encoding glycosyltransferase, with the protein product MNMFDYITLYSLGVIWIIIFVNIVLVVYGYIYYSKVHNKKMEEKLEYYPFVSVMVPAHNEAIVIRKTVESLLELDYPKDRYEIIVINDNSSDNSAEILQEIKENSPKRNLIIINTDNIIGGKGKSNALNIGLKRSIGKILAIYDADNTPDSKALKYLVQTLVEDNKLGAVIGKFRCRNKDKNLLTNFINIETLTYQWMAQAGRWEMFKLCTIPGTNFVVRRSIMEEMNGWDTKAVTEDTEVSFRIYMMGYKIKFMPLAVTYEQEPQTLSVWFKQRIRWAKGNTYVVIKNFKYLFKKGFGVTKFDILYYTMIYFLFLSASIFSDLLFLLGFGDIIQINITGYGLILWVMAYTVFNLSIMIAISTEKGELNIKNISVIAIMYFTYCKLWAIVAAIGFYNYIKDSLLKRESKWYKTERF
- a CDS encoding cellulose biosynthesis cyclic di-GMP-binding regulatory protein BcsB, translating into MNKYNTILYKLKFFIFFILIFLFIGNIISIKVSAKPIKRLTNIESVDNTKTYTMGNDLSFKGVFSSHSWYFNINKWWSVNNVETNIRFSINQLVDAEKDAYIVLSVNNVNFYSQKIYYDSNNRVQKININIPNDLIRDGSNEIKVETYSRISDLPCIDDVNMANWITIKGDSNVKVNFNNVIADSNISNFPYPYLKENDEETQQPCIVIPNNYSDGELTAALLLNSYLGKLYQSGDYYGEILKYDDFSRTSSKNVIYIGNYQDIPQELNLNDTDRENAALKVINSPYTKDKSKKMLLILSDNDELRLKTVKTLMNKEIVFQLNSDTFIIDKNLEEENKIQDEDGKITFKDMGSNEVYLKGQFRRSATLNYSLPKNRALSVGDKIKLFMRYSENLDFNRSLVTVYINNTPIGSKKLEKVKANDDEAEFIIPDDVKLSGYMELTVAFDLELENSYCEKRQEETPWALVRGDSYIYTGLDDINNYYFSTYGTPFIKDRKYNDVLLILPDNLTSEDLTSIGRVFSYLGKDIYYNNGVLKTIRSSKINGEEKDSNIIVYGTPKNNNVIKKLNNNLWFKYDDTYLKFLSNEKLFLTDPFSREIATFQLDVSPYNVQKSMLVITSPDEHILRNSLEYLSSSKKIYNLNGDSAVIDQYGNIKTYKMKEEISKPIYKNVASLDSKAKGLLGISALFIIFIIISIVMYYLKNRSIEKK
- a CDS encoding ACT domain-containing protein, yielding MKAILTVIGEDKVGIIAGISNKLQKFNINILDVNQTIMQGFFTMIMILDCKKMNAEFEEVHKALSAKGAELGVEVKIQREEIFKSMHSL
- a CDS encoding PFL family protein, with product MNTSKILETIKMIEEEKLDVRTITMGISLLDCIDPDGEKARIKIYDKITKSAEHLVEVGNKIEAEFGIPIVNKRVSITPMSIIAGSTNEENYVKFAQTLDKAAQNLGIDFLGGFSALVQKGCTKGDKILIKSIPEALATTEKVCASVNVGCTKSGINMNAVRDMGEIIKKTAELTKDKKGFGCAKLVVFANAVEDNPFMAGAFHGVGEAEKIINVGVSGPGVVKRALEKVRGESFDVVAETIKKTAFKVTRMGELVANEASRRLGVPFGIVDLSLAPTPAVGDSVAEILEEMGLGMVGTHGTIAALAMLNDAVKKGGVMACSHVGGLSGAFIPVSEDAGMIDAVINGSLNLEKLEGMTCVCSVGLDMIAIPGDTPASTISAMIADEAAIGVINNKTTAVRIIPAPGCKIGDMVEFGGLLGTAPVMKINPNSSALFIKRGGRIPAPIHSFKN